TTAACGCCTGGCATCACCACATCCATCAACACTAGATCTGGAAGTTCAGCTTGAGCCATGGTTACACCATCGGCACCATTCGACGCTTCAATCACTTCAAAACCGTGTTTCCCCAAAATTTCTTTAAAGCGGAAGGTCTCTGTAGGTGAGTCATCCACAATTAAAATACGCGCCATAATTTTCCCCAATTACACTTATATTATTTATGCTGAAACGTGATTACGAATCGCATTTAATAATTCATCTTTACTAAACGGCTTTGTTAAATATTCATCTGAACCAACAACACGCCCTTTGGCTTGGTCAAATAGACCATCTTTGCTAGAGAGCATCACGACAGGAATATTTTGATAATTTTGTGAGTTTTTGATTAATGCACACGTTTGATAGCCATCTAG
This DNA window, taken from Acinetobacter sp. WCHA55, encodes the following:
- the pilG gene encoding twitching motility response regulator PilG translates to MDDKFQNLKVMVIDDSKTIRRTAETLLQREGCEVVTAVDGFDALSKIAQANPDIVFVDIMMPRLDGYQTCALIKNSQNYQNIPVVMLSSKDGLFDQAKGRVVGSDEYLTKPFSKDELLNAIRNHVSA